The genomic stretch CTTATGCTACTACGGTGATGGCCGAGATCATGAAAACTTGAGAGCTCATGGGGCATGCAAAAAGCCACACCATTCCCGTGTGGCTTTTTTGTGGTGAAACATTATGTTTGGCCGAGATTAGTTGAGCGCGGACAAAGCGTCGGCCACCGAGGGATAAAGGTCGGCGTATTGGGTGAGACCAACCATACGAAAGATTTTTTGAAAATGGACGCTCAAGCCGGTCATCAGGAGTTTTTGATCTTTTTTGCGCGCCTCGGTGACCACGCCGATGAGGATAGCAATTCCCGCGCTATTGATGTAG from Anaerolineae bacterium encodes the following:
- a CDS encoding STAS domain-containing protein; the encoded protein is MSDEIQVSIREENGATVIDLVGDVTTFAEDAINQAYQTASADGAINIIFNFRENDYINSAGIAILIGVVTEARKKDQKLLMTGLSVHFQKIFRMVGLTQYADLYPSVADALSALN